A window from Flavobacterium gyeonganense encodes these proteins:
- a CDS encoding ExbD/TolR family protein, with protein sequence MAELNTGDGGGGKGGKVRSKKQNSKVDLTAMVDLAFLLITFFMLTTTLSKPQSMSLGLPDKDEDETKNKDIKVDEKRTMTIMMGENNKLIYYMGLLDSPIAGPKDIAYGKDGIRKELLARKKSVIEYTGSKDKGIIVIIKPGKKSKYKNLVDILDEMAITGVGTYAIVNDFQPKETELLEKK encoded by the coding sequence ATGGCTGAATTAAATACCGGCGACGGTGGCGGCGGAAAAGGTGGCAAAGTAAGAAGTAAAAAGCAAAATTCTAAGGTCGATTTGACGGCAATGGTGGATTTGGCATTCTTATTGATCACGTTCTTTATGTTGACCACAACGTTGTCAAAACCTCAATCGATGAGTTTAGGTTTGCCAGATAAAGATGAGGATGAAACTAAAAATAAGGACATAAAAGTTGATGAAAAACGAACTATGACCATTATGATGGGTGAGAATAATAAACTAATCTATTATATGGGATTATTAGATTCTCCTATTGCAGGTCCTAAAGATATCGCTTATGGGAAAGACGGTATCCGTAAAGAATTACTGGCTCGTAAAAAGTCTGTAATAGAATACACAGGAAGTAAGGATAAAGGTATCATTGTAATCATCAAGCCAGGTAAAAAATCTAAGTATAAAAACTTAGTAGATATTTTGGATGAAATGGCTATTACAGGAGTTGGAACTTATGCAATTGTTAATGACTTTCAACCTAAAGAAACAGAATTGTTAGAGAAAAAATAA
- a CDS encoding ExbD/TolR family protein yields the protein MTAMCDVAFLLLTFFILTATAKVPEALPVDTPSSTVQTKLPDSDLAIISVGKGKDGKSKVFFDLKGRELRKRTLEGMGNKLGVSFSDQDKEKFALMDDFGVPLASLKQIIDMKAADRSKANQPGVPIDSLNNQLKEWLLVSRRAAIDLDDKELQIAIKGDAKEDYPQIKKIMDILQDQKINTFNLVTGMRGKDF from the coding sequence ATGACTGCCATGTGTGATGTTGCGTTCCTTTTGCTTACGTTCTTTATTTTGACCGCTACTGCTAAGGTGCCAGAGGCACTTCCTGTTGATACTCCATCATCTACTGTACAGACTAAACTGCCAGATTCAGATTTGGCTATCATCTCAGTAGGTAAAGGAAAAGACGGAAAAAGCAAAGTGTTTTTTGATTTAAAAGGAAGAGAGTTGCGTAAAAGAACTCTTGAAGGAATGGGTAATAAATTAGGCGTTTCTTTTTCAGATCAGGATAAAGAGAAATTTGCACTAATGGATGACTTTGGTGTGCCTCTTGCAAGTTTAAAGCAGATTATCGATATGAAAGCTGCGGACAGAAGCAAGGCTAATCAGCCTGGAGTTCCTATCGATTCTTTAAACAATCAATTAAAAGAATGGCTTTTGGTTTCAAGAAGAGCAGCTATTGATTTAGATGATAAAGAATTGCAGATTGCAATAAAAGGAGATGCGAAAGAAGATTATCCACAAATTAAAAAGATTATGGATATCTTACAAGATCAGAAAATCAATACCTTTAACCTAGTTACTGGTATGAGAGGAAAAGACTTTTAA
- a CDS encoding MotA/TolQ/ExbB proton channel family protein: MANVKVKKESTSNGGGMVSGIIIAACVFVGWLIWKFVMGDSANFEGGNPETGHPINTLGMVYKGGFIVPVLLGMFLMVVVFSIERFIVISKAAGKANLDTFMKNVQGSIKEGNIEAAIASCDKQQGSVANAIKSALIKYQDVKKEGFNSEEASEVIHKEIEEATSLEMPMLEKNMTIISTLVSLGTLGGLLGTVSGMIKAFGALASAGTPDQAALATGISEALINTATGISTSVLAIVSYNFFTAKIDDLTYSIDEAGTTIVNTYRKFRGSLRQ; this comes from the coding sequence ATGGCAAACGTTAAAGTTAAAAAAGAAAGCACTTCAAATGGAGGAGGAATGGTTTCAGGAATCATTATTGCAGCATGTGTTTTTGTTGGTTGGTTAATCTGGAAATTCGTTATGGGTGATTCAGCTAACTTTGAAGGTGGTAATCCGGAAACAGGTCACCCAATCAATACTTTAGGAATGGTGTATAAAGGAGGTTTCATTGTACCAGTATTATTAGGTATGTTTTTAATGGTTGTTGTTTTTTCTATTGAAAGATTTATCGTTATTTCAAAAGCTGCAGGTAAAGCTAACTTAGATACATTCATGAAAAATGTACAAGGAAGTATTAAAGAAGGAAACATTGAGGCTGCTATCGCTTCATGTGACAAACAACAAGGTTCTGTTGCAAATGCAATTAAATCTGCTTTGATTAAATATCAGGACGTTAAAAAAGAAGGATTCAACAGTGAAGAAGCTTCAGAAGTAATCCACAAAGAAATCGAAGAGGCAACTTCATTAGAAATGCCAATGTTAGAGAAAAACATGACTATCATCTCTACTTTAGTATCATTAGGAACATTAGGAGGATTATTGGGAACTGTATCTGGTATGATTAAAGCGTTTGGTGCGTTAGCTTCTGCTGGTACTCCTGATCAGGCTGCTCTTGCAACAGGTATCTCTGAGGCACTTATCAACACTGCAACAGGTATCTCTACTTCTGTATTAGCGATCGTTTCTTATAACTTCTTTACTGCTAAAATTGACGATTTAACTTACTCTATCGACGAGGCTGGTACTACAATCGTTAATACTTACAGAAAATTCAGAGGAAGCTTAAGACAATAA
- a CDS encoding helicase HerA-like domain-containing protein: MNKKDNFIEDINKGYSFKGDSIILGGAILDGEATPETHVKVPLKTLNRHGLIAGATGTGKTKTIQVFSEQLSNAGIPVLMMDIKGDFSGIAKEGKEEGFITERHAKINLPYTIAAFPVELMSLSKQSGVRLRATVSEFGPVLFSRILDLNDTQAGVVAVIFKYCDDKNMPLLDLKDIKKVINYITEEGKEEIEESYGKISTSTTGTILRKIIELEQQGGDLFFGELSFEIDDLMRIDESGKGYVNIIRLTDIQDKPKLFSTFMLSLLAEIYQQMPEKGDADQPELVIFIDEAHLIFNEASKVLLEQIETIVKLIRSKGIGIYFITQNPMDVPSGVLAQLGLKIQHALRAFTANDRQAIKKTADNYPTSEYYKTDELLTSLGIGEALVTALNEKGVPTPLVATMMRAPQSRMDILTTDEIEEINNKSKLVKKYSEEIDRESAYEILNKKIEEAVQAATEQEKQAPAKPSKTEPSTTEVVTKSVLKVVTSATFIRGVFGVLSKFLKK; encoded by the coding sequence ATGAATAAAAAGGACAATTTTATTGAGGATATAAATAAAGGATATTCCTTTAAAGGTGACAGCATCATTTTAGGCGGCGCCATTCTGGACGGAGAAGCAACACCGGAAACGCATGTAAAGGTTCCACTTAAAACTTTAAATCGTCACGGACTCATTGCAGGTGCTACCGGGACAGGTAAAACAAAAACAATCCAGGTTTTTTCGGAGCAGCTTTCAAATGCCGGAATTCCTGTTCTGATGATGGACATAAAAGGTGATTTTAGCGGTATTGCAAAAGAAGGAAAAGAAGAAGGTTTTATTACTGAACGTCATGCTAAAATAAACCTACCTTATACTATAGCTGCATTTCCTGTTGAGTTAATGTCATTATCTAAACAAAGTGGTGTACGTCTGCGTGCCACTGTTTCTGAATTTGGACCAGTACTATTTTCACGGATTTTAGATCTTAATGACACACAGGCAGGCGTCGTTGCTGTAATTTTCAAATATTGTGATGACAAAAACATGCCTTTATTGGACCTAAAAGACATTAAAAAAGTCATCAACTACATTACAGAAGAAGGTAAAGAAGAAATTGAAGAAAGTTATGGTAAGATCTCTACTTCAACCACAGGAACTATCCTAAGAAAAATAATTGAACTCGAGCAACAGGGAGGCGATTTGTTTTTTGGAGAATTATCTTTTGAAATTGATGATTTGATGCGGATTGATGAAAGTGGCAAAGGATACGTAAATATCATTCGCCTGACCGATATTCAGGACAAACCTAAATTATTCTCTACATTTATGTTAAGCCTACTGGCGGAAATTTATCAGCAAATGCCGGAAAAAGGAGATGCTGACCAACCTGAATTAGTTATTTTTATTGATGAAGCACATTTAATTTTTAATGAAGCCAGCAAAGTCTTGTTAGAGCAAATCGAAACTATTGTAAAACTGATTCGTTCGAAAGGAATTGGTATTTATTTTATAACGCAGAATCCAATGGACGTTCCAAGTGGTGTTTTGGCACAGCTGGGACTAAAAATCCAGCATGCCCTTAGGGCTTTTACCGCAAATGACCGTCAGGCAATTAAAAAAACAGCAGATAATTACCCAACTTCTGAATATTACAAAACCGATGAATTACTTACGAGTTTAGGAATTGGGGAAGCACTGGTGACTGCCTTGAACGAAAAAGGAGTCCCGACTCCATTGGTTGCGACCATGATGCGCGCTCCTCAAAGTCGAATGGATATTTTAACTACTGATGAAATTGAAGAAATAAACAACAAATCCAAACTAGTTAAAAAATACAGTGAAGAAATCGATCGTGAAAGTGCCTACGAAATTCTGAACAAAAAAATTGAAGAGGCTGTACAGGCAGCAACAGAACAAGAAAAACAAGCTCCGGCTAAACCTTCAAAAACAGAGCCCAGCACTACTGAAGTAGTTACAAAATCTGTTCTTAAAGTTGTTACAAGTGCTACGTTTATAAGAGGCGTTTTTGGAGTTTTATCGAAATTCTTAAAAAAATAA
- a CDS encoding FAD-dependent oxidoreductase, translating to MQTPLKIAVVGSGLVGSLLAIYLKKAGHTVHVYDRSPDIRQINFSGRSINLAMSNRGWKALDAVGIGDSVREIAIPMDKRAIHLVDKLNFQNYGQEGESIYSISRGRLNRRMIDLAEEAGAEFYFEQKVWDVTLSDATLHIGETERGEWEERKFDMVFGADGAFSRIRHRMQRQSMFNYSQEFLNMGYKELNIPANADGSHKLDKNSFHIWPRGEYMLIALPNLDGSFTCTLFMPFEGENSFASLTDRKMVENFFTKNFPDSIEVIPELANDFFKNPTSTLVTMKCFPWTFENKIALIGDACHAIVPFYGQGMNAGFEDISVLNEMIERYGDDWTKIFSEYQISRKPNADAIAELSYRNFIEMSTKTADEKFLLQKKIEKVFSDKHPDKWIPLYSRVTFSDRPYAEALAIGDFQNEIMEEVLKLDNIENIWNSPEVENRILELLAK from the coding sequence ATGCAAACTCCATTAAAAATTGCTGTAGTTGGTTCCGGACTTGTAGGATCACTTTTGGCAATTTATCTTAAAAAAGCCGGTCACACTGTTCATGTTTATGATCGTAGTCCTGATATCCGCCAAATCAATTTTTCCGGGCGTTCTATAAATCTTGCCATGTCCAATCGGGGCTGGAAAGCCCTGGATGCTGTTGGTATTGGAGACTCGGTTCGCGAAATTGCAATTCCGATGGACAAACGTGCGATTCATTTGGTTGATAAACTTAATTTTCAGAATTACGGTCAGGAAGGAGAATCGATATATTCGATTTCAAGAGGAAGACTAAACCGAAGAATGATTGACCTGGCTGAAGAAGCAGGTGCCGAATTTTATTTTGAACAGAAAGTTTGGGATGTTACTTTGAGTGATGCGACTTTGCACATTGGAGAAACTGAAAGAGGGGAGTGGGAAGAACGAAAATTTGATATGGTTTTTGGAGCCGATGGTGCCTTTTCTAGGATTCGCCACAGAATGCAGCGTCAGAGCATGTTCAATTATTCACAGGAATTTTTAAATATGGGTTATAAGGAACTTAATATTCCGGCAAATGCAGATGGCTCGCATAAACTGGATAAAAACTCTTTTCATATCTGGCCAAGAGGAGAATATATGCTGATTGCACTTCCTAACCTTGATGGAAGTTTTACCTGTACTTTATTCATGCCTTTTGAAGGAGAAAATTCTTTTGCGTCTTTAACAGACCGAAAAATGGTAGAAAATTTCTTTACGAAAAACTTCCCGGATTCGATTGAGGTAATTCCGGAACTCGCAAATGATTTCTTTAAAAATCCAACGAGTACTTTGGTAACGATGAAATGTTTTCCGTGGACTTTTGAAAATAAAATTGCATTAATTGGAGATGCATGTCACGCCATTGTTCCGTTTTACGGGCAAGGAATGAATGCCGGTTTTGAAGACATTTCGGTTTTAAATGAAATGATTGAAAGGTACGGTGACGACTGGACAAAGATTTTTTCAGAATATCAAATTTCGCGAAAGCCAAATGCAGATGCGATTGCAGAACTTTCTTATCGCAATTTTATAGAAATGAGCACTAAAACGGCAGATGAAAAATTTTTGCTGCAAAAGAAGATAGAAAAAGTTTTTTCAGACAAACATCCGGATAAATGGATTCCGCTATATAGTCGTGTAACATTTAGTGATCGTCCTTACGCAGAAGCCTTGGCGATAGGAGATTTCCAAAACGAAATTATGGAAGAAGTTTTAAAATTAGATAATATCGAAAACATCTGGAATTCACCAGAAGTTGAAAACAGGATTCTGGAATTGCTTGCCAAATAA
- a CDS encoding serine hydrolase, producing the protein MKKSIKLILLFTIVHLFTSTIFSQDKAKKIEQLLNKYNEYGLFNGSALVAENGKVIFKKGYGFANMEWNIPNKTTTKFRLGSITKQFTAFLIVKLVEDGKLKLDAPITTYLPDYPKENGDRITIHNLLTHTSGIPNYTDAPDFFKDKSRNPYTPEEFVKTFDKLPLQFKPGEKFSYSNSGYFLLGYIIEKVSGRTYEQYLQETILRPLKMVNTGYDHSDIILKDRASGYEKQGKSIHNAPYIDMSIPYAAGSLYSTVEDLYLWDQSFYTNQLLSQKSMDLLFKPYINTGGNDSYGYGWSIEEASNGTENKVKVIEHGGGINGFNTIISRVPADKNLVVLLNNTGGTVLNEMNDAIRAILYNQPFDKPKKSLALELLDVFMTKGTVYGLDTYTKLKNDPTYKIKEGDMNRIGYLLLTAGKKKEAIEVFKINVVTFPKSGNAYDSLGEAYLADGEKKLAIENYSKSIELDPTNENGKKILLEISKN; encoded by the coding sequence ATGAAAAAATCAATTAAACTAATCTTGCTCTTTACAATTGTTCATCTCTTCACATCAACTATTTTTTCTCAGGATAAGGCAAAAAAAATCGAACAGCTTTTAAACAAATACAATGAATATGGCCTTTTCAACGGTTCAGCCTTAGTTGCTGAAAACGGAAAAGTTATTTTTAAAAAAGGGTACGGCTTTGCCAACATGGAATGGAATATACCCAATAAAACAACTACAAAATTTAGATTAGGTTCAATAACCAAACAATTTACAGCCTTCCTGATTGTGAAACTTGTCGAAGATGGCAAACTAAAACTTGATGCCCCGATTACTACATATTTACCGGATTACCCGAAAGAAAACGGCGACAGAATAACGATTCATAATCTACTGACACACACATCCGGAATTCCTAATTATACGGATGCTCCTGATTTCTTTAAAGACAAAAGCAGAAATCCCTACACTCCTGAAGAATTTGTAAAAACATTTGATAAACTGCCTCTTCAGTTTAAGCCAGGCGAAAAATTCAGTTACAGTAATTCTGGTTATTTTCTACTTGGCTATATTATTGAAAAAGTTTCGGGTAGAACATATGAACAATATTTGCAGGAAACCATACTTAGACCTTTAAAAATGGTCAACACAGGTTATGATCATAGTGATATCATCTTAAAGGACAGGGCTTCAGGTTACGAAAAACAAGGAAAAAGCATTCACAATGCTCCCTACATAGACATGAGTATTCCGTATGCAGCAGGTTCTTTATATTCGACTGTTGAAGATTTGTATCTTTGGGATCAGTCGTTTTATACAAATCAATTACTCTCTCAAAAGTCTATGGATTTGTTGTTTAAACCTTACATCAATACTGGCGGAAATGATTCCTATGGCTACGGATGGTCTATAGAAGAAGCTTCAAATGGCACTGAAAACAAAGTAAAAGTCATCGAACACGGCGGAGGAATAAACGGTTTCAATACCATTATTTCACGAGTTCCTGCCGACAAGAATCTGGTCGTTTTACTGAACAATACAGGCGGAACAGTTTTAAACGAAATGAACGATGCAATTCGTGCTATTTTATATAATCAGCCTTTTGATAAGCCTAAAAAATCATTAGCACTTGAATTACTGGATGTTTTTATGACAAAAGGAACTGTTTATGGGCTTGATACTTATACAAAGTTAAAAAATGATCCTACCTATAAAATCAAGGAAGGCGACATGAACAGAATTGGATACTTATTATTAACGGCGGGAAAAAAGAAAGAAGCAATCGAAGTTTTCAAAATCAATGTCGTCACTTTTCCTAAATCAGGAAATGCTTACGATAGTTTAGGAGAAGCTTATTTAGCCGATGGTGAAAAAAAACTAGCCATAGAAAATTATTCAAAATCTATTGAACTTGATCCTACGAATGAAAATGGAAAGAAAATTTTATTAGAAATTTCAAAAAACTAA
- a CDS encoding DUF6157 family protein — protein sequence MKVHTTNYQNTFIEVAEDCPVANGEIPPLKGTNKTIANIEFDMISKNPYKYSSDDVLFQVFAEKNDVTKSDYKNTRETFFSKGQACLRASPLTKRYGWGIHNDENGKIALYGMETSEYEKYSKDENIKVVKAMRSSRK from the coding sequence ATGAAAGTCCATACTACAAATTATCAGAATACATTTATTGAAGTTGCAGAAGATTGTCCTGTAGCAAATGGGGAAATTCCACCTCTAAAAGGCACAAATAAAACAATAGCCAATATTGAATTTGATATGATTAGTAAAAACCCCTACAAATATTCGTCGGATGATGTTTTGTTTCAGGTCTTTGCAGAAAAAAATGATGTAACAAAGTCAGATTACAAAAATACCAGGGAAACATTTTTTTCTAAAGGACAAGCATGCCTAAGAGCTTCTCCTTTAACAAAACGTTACGGTTGGGGAATTCACAATGATGAAAATGGAAAAATTGCCCTTTACGGAATGGAAACCAGTGAATATGAGAAGTATTCAAAAGATGAAAACATTAAAGTTGTAAAGGCAATGCGAAGCTCCAGAAAATAA